In Melanotaenia boesemani isolate fMelBoe1 chromosome 16, fMelBoe1.pri, whole genome shotgun sequence, the following proteins share a genomic window:
- the sirt1 gene encoding NAD-dependent protein deacetylase sirtuin-1, whose product MADEENSLGTALAGASDMEEPAAKRSKISPAANYGFKSIEVDQFSCVSAATESWEAAVNCAQPAEKEAKPVMAVEQAPAARGGDNNGLGLLVSEPHKPFGKLSDITVFDATEESPDFLRHEDLPSNGLAVTPEHINEEDDRSSHASSSDWTPQPQIGSYSFLQQHIRETDPRAILRDLLPETILPPDLDDMTLWQIIINISEPPKRKKRKDVNTLEDVVRLLGESRRVLVLTGAGVSVSCGIPDFRSRDGIYARLAVDFPDLPDPQSMFDIEYFRRDPRPFFKFAKEIYPGQFQPSPCHRFISMLDKKGKLLRNYTQNIDTLEQVAGVQRIIQCHGSFATASCLVCKHKVDCDAIREDIFNQVVPRCPRCPDIPLAIMKPDIVFFGENLPEMFHRAMKQDKDEVDLLIVIGSSLKVRPVALIPNSIPHEVPQVLINREPLPHLNFDVELLGDCDGIINELCHRMGGDFEQLCYNTRRLTEITEKPPRLPEQPPSKALSAPSDAAPEVQKQHQTDSINKTSGDTESLNVTETADNNVTPLKPCPSEETAESPAEDTPKDEASEFKSQTSSLEIRKRCWVSRVNRSPISKRLEAGQYLFQAPNRYIFHGAEVYSDSEDEMSSSCGSDSEESECSAEGVEDESEPEDAATAPADEETNSRDTLQNSASEAASSAQIDTTSEKTRSTTHL is encoded by the exons ATGGCGGACGAAGAGAACAGTCTTGGAACGGCCTTAGCAGGCGCCTCCGACATGGAAGAACCTGCCGCGAAACGGTCAAAAATTAGTCCAGCGGCAAACTATGGATTTAAATCCATTGAGGTAGACCAGTTCTCGTGCGTCTCTGCGGCCACGGAGAGTTGGGAGGCCGCGGTGAATTGTGCGCAGCCAGCAGAGAAGGAAGCAAAGCCGGTGATGGCGGTAGAGCAGGCCCCAGCAGCGCGAGGCGGAGACAACAATGGATTGGGACTGTTGGTCTCTGAGCCGCATAAACCATTTGGGAAGCTAAGCGACATCACTGTCTTCGATGCAACAGAAGAGAGTCCAG ATTTTCTTCGACATGAAGATCTCCCTTCCAACGGTCTTGCTGTCACTCCAGAACACATCAATGAGGAAGATGACAGATCCTCACATGCAAGTTCCAGTGACTGGACTCCTCAACCGCAAATAG GTTCCTATAGTTTCCTCCAGCAACACATCCGAGAGACTGATCCAAGGGCCATTCTGAGGGATCTGCTTCCTGAGACTATACTCCCACCAGATTTAGATGACATGACATTGTGGCAGATTATTATCAATATATCAGAACCTCCTAAAAGAAAGAAGCGGAAGGATGTTAACACCTTAGAAGACGTGGTGCGGCTACTTGGGGAAAGCAGAAGAGTGCTTGTGCTAACCGGTGCTGGG GTTTCAGTTTCATGTGGAATACCAGACTTCCGCTCTAGAGATGGAATTTATGCACGACTTGCTGTAGATTTTCCTGACCTTCCTGATCCCCAATCCATGTTTGACATTGAATACTTCAGACGGGACCCTAGACCCTTTTTCAAGTTCGCTAAG GAGATCTACCCTGGTCAGTTCCAACCTTCACCCTGTCACAGATTTATATCCATGCTGGATAAGAAAGGGAAGCTGCTACGCAATTACACACAAAACATTGATACCTTAGAACAAGTGGCTGGAGTTCAGCGAATTATCCAGTGTCACG GGTCATTTGCAACTGCTTCGTGTCTTGTTTGTAAACACAAGGTGGATTGTGACGCTATAAGGGAAGACATTTTCAATCAG GTTGTCCCTCGCTGTCCACGGTGTCCGGATATTCCTCTGGCAATCATGAAGCCTGACATTGTCTTTTTTGGAGAAAATCTTCCAGAAATGTTCCACAGAGCCATGAAGCAGGATAAAGATGAGGTGGACCTCTTGATTGTTATCGGCTCATCGCTTAAAGTCCGACCAGTTGCGCTTATCCCAA actcCATTCCTCATGAAGTGCCTCAGGTCCTGATCAACAGGGAGCCGCTGCCTCATTTAAACTTTGATGTGGAGTTACTCGGGGATTGTGACGGCATTATCAACGAGCTCTGTCACCGAATGGGCGGAGACTTTGAACAGCTCTGCTACAACACTCGAAGACTCACTGAGATCACAGAGAAACCCCCTCGGTTACCAGAACAGCCACCAAGCAAGGCCTTGTCTGCTCCCAGCGATGCGGCTCCTGAGGTGCAGAAGCAGCACCAAACAGACTCCATAAACAAGACTTCAGGGGACACTGAAAGTCTGAATGTCACAGAGACAGCTGATAATAATGTTACACCTTTGAAGCCTTGTCCAAGCGAGGAGACGGCCGAGTCTCCAGCAGAGGACACGCCAAAAGATGAAGCATCGGAATTTAAAAGCCAGACATCCAGCCTTGAAATTCGTAAACGATGCTGGGTGAGTCGTGTCAACAGAAGTCCAATCAGCAAACGGCTTGAAG CGGGCCAGTACCTTTTCCAAGCACCAAATCGTTACATCTTCCATGGGGCTGAGGTTTATTCCGACTCTGAAGATGAGATGTCGAGCTCCTGTGGGAGTGACAGCGAGGAATCAGAATGTAGCGCAGAAGGTGTGGAAGATGAGAGCGAGCCGGAGGATGCTGCCACGGCACCAGCAGATGAAGAGACGAACTCCAGAGACACTTTACAAAATTCAGCCAGTGAGGCGGCATCAAGTGCGCAGATAGACACTACTTCTGAAAAGACTCGGAGTACCACACACCTTTAA